Proteins encoded in a region of the Magallana gigas chromosome 8, xbMagGiga1.1, whole genome shotgun sequence genome:
- the LOC136270537 gene encoding uncharacterized protein, giving the protein MAAISSKYSFGSAQEHIPTCEKHDLRIDMTCEDCDEFICSQCAKTDHKDHDWTTIPTAGSLRRRELRKTLSKVKEEDVKKMEKKIQKATKLMENNQQCCDSEVSKFQKHYEAIVSKLAQIKKNLETNLKKNLEQKNAEVIEKKLDLEKKTKQVMDLVKFLEEKHGTMSDYSLIENLRDLTSLVSNTDIDIEKGDHSVRYRRGDISEGLLESMMGQTFNLDEITVNETHSFQYGDQPIFIMGAINEDTCFVGTFLSGNIQQVNRGSENGMKFNIEANDVCVTDNGDVYATDYENNSIVRLSPSGSVSTVSSTDPLALVAICPSTEGGLLVTLRDTESEPLQPDSRSRRLVRHVTLTGDVIREYEYQKDGQTRLFTFLLKVKQNGNTDICVVNRTSRSTGELVILSFSGSLKSVYRGQKWMKKCFPTDVVCDKHCNIIVTDFYNSKILLLSPNVEFMKYLLTENEVTNIWSMSLYKSTLWVGDYHGLVKVFQYKT; this is encoded by the coding sequence ATGGCAGCCATATCTTCCAAATATTCGTTTGGATCTGCTCAGGAACACATCCCAACATGTGAAAAACACGATTTAAGAATAGACATGACATGTGAGGACTGTGATGAGTTTATTTGTTCACAATGTGCCAAAACAGACCACAAGGATCACGACTGGACAACGATACCCACAGCGGGAAGTCTAAGGAGAAGGGAGCTAAGGAAGACTCTGAGTAAAGTTAAGGAGGAAGATGTGAAAAAGATGGAAAAGAAGATACAGAAGGCAACCAAACTAATGGAGAACAACCAGCAATGTTGTGATTCTGAGGTCTCTAAATTTCAGAAACATTATGAAGCGATTGTGTCAAAACTTGCTCAAATCAAGAAAAACCTTGAGactaatttgaagaaaaatctGGAACAAAAAAATGCTGAAGTGATTGAGAAGAAATTAGACCTAGAAAAGAAAACCAAACAAGTAATGGATCTAGTTAAATTCCTGGAGGAAAAACATGGTACGATGTCTGACTATAGTTTGATAGAAAACCTCAGAGACTTGACAAGCCTTGTGTCTAACACAGACATTGATATAGAGAAGGGGGACCATTCAGTGAGATACAGGAGAGGGGACATCAGTGAAGGGTTACTTGAATCTATGATGGGACAAACATTTAATTTGGATGAAATCACTGTTAATGAGACACATTCATTTCAATATGGAGATCAACCTATTTTTATTATGGGGGCAATCAATGAAGATACATGTTTTGTTGGAACTTTCCTATCAGGTAACATTCAACAAGTTAATAGAGGGAGTGAGAATggaatgaaatttaatatagaaGCAAATGATGTATGTGTAACAGACAATGGTGATGTGTATGCCACTGATTATGAGAACAACTCCATTGTCCGTCTGTCCCCGTCAGGCTCAGTCTCTACAGTATCCAGTACAGATCCACTGGCATTAGTGGCAATCTGTCCATCAACAGAAGGGGGACTGCTGGTCACATTGAGAGATACTGAGTCAGAACCATTACAACCAGACTCACGCAGCAGACGTCTGGTCAGACACGTGACACTGACCGGTGACGTCATCCGTGAGTACGAGTACCAGAAGGACGGTCAGACCAGGCTGTTTACTTTCCTACTCAAAGTCAAACAGAACGGTAACACTGATATCTGTGTAGTAAACAGGACAAGTAGATCTACCGGTGAACTGGTGATTCTATCCTTCTCTGGATCTCTGAAGTCTGTCTACCGTGGTCAGAAATGGATGAAGAAATGTTTCCCAACTGATGTAGTGTGTGATAAACACTGCAACATTATTGTTACTGACTTTTATAACAGTAAGATACTTCTCCTGAGTCCTAATGTGGAGTTCATGAAGTACCTACTGACAGAGAATGAAGTAACAAATATATGGTCAATGTCTCTGTATAAATCCACACTGTGGGTAGGTGACTATCATGGACTTGTCAAAGTGTTTCAGTACAAAACTTAA